In the genome of Rhizobium sp. 007, one region contains:
- a CDS encoding DUF3991 and TOPRIM domain-containing protein translates to MNMERHDIEMLREKVSCVVVLEQVGFQIDLKESTRRAIKYRRGGEIIIVTHGGKGWFDPLSDRKGDVFALTGWLQLADFPATVKAVGALAGVQPSQPIWTGLSSRRNQGGIPERWSAKSLLRTDAPAYRYLAEARAIPRAVLGQATRAQLIRQGPFGSAWFAHEDDAGQICGWEERGPEWRGFSSGGTKILFRFGGRSPARLCVTEAAIDALSLAAIDGPRVDTLYASTAGGWSPATEGAVKLLAGRVDLLVAATDRNSQGEAYADMLRQIALNQDCGFQRRRPHRDDWNEDLKERGGG, encoded by the coding sequence ATGAACATGGAAAGACACGACATCGAGATGCTGCGCGAGAAGGTATCCTGCGTGGTTGTCCTGGAGCAGGTGGGATTTCAGATCGATCTTAAGGAAAGCACGCGCCGAGCCATCAAATATCGGCGTGGCGGCGAGATCATTATTGTCACGCACGGGGGGAAGGGCTGGTTCGATCCTCTTTCGGACAGGAAAGGCGATGTCTTTGCCCTGACCGGCTGGCTACAGCTTGCCGACTTTCCGGCAACAGTGAAAGCTGTCGGAGCGCTCGCCGGTGTGCAGCCATCCCAACCGATATGGACGGGGCTGAGCTCGCGCAGGAACCAGGGCGGGATCCCCGAGCGCTGGTCGGCCAAATCGCTTCTGCGAACAGACGCGCCGGCGTATCGCTATCTCGCCGAGGCGCGCGCCATTCCCCGGGCTGTTCTTGGGCAGGCCACCCGCGCGCAGCTGATCCGGCAAGGCCCCTTCGGCAGCGCCTGGTTCGCGCATGAGGACGACGCCGGGCAGATTTGCGGCTGGGAGGAGCGTGGACCGGAATGGCGGGGCTTCTCGTCAGGCGGCACCAAGATCCTCTTTCGCTTCGGCGGGCGATCGCCGGCCCGGCTCTGCGTGACCGAAGCGGCGATCGACGCCCTCAGTCTCGCCGCGATCGATGGCCCCCGTGTCGATACACTCTATGCCAGCACCGCCGGCGGCTGGTCGCCGGCAACTGAGGGGGCGGTCAAGCTGCTTGCGGGCCGCGTCGATCTTCTTGTCGCGGCGACCGACCGCAACAGCCAGGGCGAGGCCTACGCGGACATGCTGCGCCAGATCGCGCTCAACCAGGACTGCGGGTTCCAGCGGCGACGGCCGCATCGCGACGACTGGAACGAGGATCTGAAGGAAAGGGGAGGAGGATGA
- a CDS encoding DUF1419 domain-containing protein translates to MSCHPEARKIFEGVASRHEFYAMLNRHNQSPFDEERSSGRRYAGEWFEISEADHDRMFEILPPLFMRGDHFAMREFQAQSITSVFFTLRIDGRFRWFHAYCDLADAGSVNRMRGAIIERESRPVRAMSRAEKLEHIWSITGPDFRAYADQRFAAGFAGRRIVMVFSAAQAAIRKLVADLTDEEIAVKLPVQFRHLGEPVAA, encoded by the coding sequence ATGAGCTGCCATCCCGAAGCCCGCAAAATCTTCGAAGGCGTTGCAAGCCGTCACGAATTCTACGCGATGCTGAACCGCCACAACCAATCGCCGTTCGACGAGGAACGCTCAAGTGGACGCCGATATGCCGGCGAGTGGTTCGAGATATCCGAAGCCGATCATGACCGCATGTTCGAGATCCTGCCGCCGCTCTTCATGCGCGGCGATCACTTCGCGATGCGCGAGTTTCAGGCGCAAAGCATCACCAGCGTTTTCTTTACCCTGAGGATCGACGGCCGGTTCCGCTGGTTCCATGCCTATTGCGATCTGGCCGACGCCGGCTCGGTCAACCGCATGCGGGGAGCGATCATCGAGCGGGAGTCGCGTCCGGTGCGCGCCATGAGCCGGGCCGAGAAGCTCGAGCACATCTGGAGCATCACGGGTCCGGATTTCCGTGCCTATGCCGATCAGCGCTTTGCGGCGGGCTTTGCCGGCCGGCGCATCGTCATGGTCTTCAGCGCGGCGCAGGCGGCGATCCGGAAGCTCGTCGCCGATCTCACCGACGAAGAGATCGCAGTCAAGCTGCCCGTGCAGTTCCGCCACCTTGGCGAACCCGTCGCCGCCTGA
- a CDS encoding N-6 DNA methylase, giving the protein MPRAITDRSRVTGIELDPVTARIVGLLQPGARILNEDFTRVSLSARFDLAIGNPPFSDRIVRSDPLRSDPLYRSEGLRLHDYFICKSITTLKPGGLAAFVTSAGTMDKADARARARIAGMADLVGAIRLPEGAFRQDAGTDVVVDILFLRKRRADEPATGDSWLELSEVQENQEGEGPIFVNRWFADHPDMVLGRHAIVSGPYGETYTCLPCESDLEAALGSAIEMLPTGFYDGEPEAVDVLNGDHAGDIVAERPDGLGVREGRYFIGKATALMQIVDGQPVAVEVKKARGADGVFAKQARIIRKLIPIRDAVREILKLQERDQPYARAQVSLRIAWSSFVRDFGPINFTTVSSVEDPETGEVRETHRRPNLQPFLDDPDCWLVASIEDYDLETNTAKPGPIFTERVIAPPPAPVIASAADALAVVLNARGHVDPDHIAELLHRDVADVIAELGEAIYQDPASGAWLTADAYLSGAVRSKLAVAKAAAELDHAFAVQPADLRPSDITARLGAPWIPAGDVVAFVKETMEAEITIHHMPELATWTVNARQLEWSAAGTTEWGTHRRHAGQLLSDALNSSVPQIFDTFRDGETERRVLNTVETEAAKEKVAKIKTAFQSWIWSDPDRTDLLARIYNDTFNNIAPRAFDGTHLQLPGASNAFSLYGHQKRGIWRIISAGATHLAHAVGAGKTLTMVAAIMEQRRLGLINKAMLVVPGHCLAQAAREFFALYPNARILVADETNFVKEKRHRFLSRAATANWDAVIITHSAFRFISVPSAFEAQMI; this is encoded by the coding sequence ATGCCGCGGGCGATCACTGACCGAAGCCGTGTCACCGGTATCGAGCTCGATCCCGTCACCGCCCGGATCGTCGGGTTGCTTCAGCCGGGCGCCCGTATTCTCAATGAGGATTTCACCCGCGTATCGCTGTCGGCGCGGTTCGATCTGGCGATCGGCAATCCACCGTTTTCCGATCGCATCGTCCGCTCCGATCCGCTCCGATCCGATCCGCTCTATCGAAGCGAGGGGCTCCGGCTCCACGACTATTTTATCTGCAAGTCGATTACGACGCTGAAGCCGGGTGGGCTCGCCGCTTTCGTGACCTCGGCCGGCACGATGGACAAGGCGGATGCGCGTGCCCGCGCGCGCATCGCCGGCATGGCCGATCTGGTCGGTGCGATCCGATTGCCGGAAGGCGCCTTCCGGCAGGACGCCGGAACCGACGTGGTCGTCGACATCCTCTTCCTGCGCAAGCGGCGCGCCGATGAGCCGGCGACCGGCGACAGCTGGCTTGAGCTTTCCGAAGTGCAGGAAAACCAGGAAGGGGAGGGACCGATCTTCGTCAACCGCTGGTTCGCCGACCACCCGGACATGGTGCTGGGTCGGCATGCGATCGTGTCGGGCCCATACGGAGAGACGTATACGTGCCTGCCGTGCGAGAGCGATCTGGAAGCTGCTCTGGGATCCGCGATCGAGATGCTTCCAACCGGGTTCTATGATGGCGAGCCGGAGGCCGTCGATGTCCTGAACGGGGATCACGCCGGGGACATCGTCGCCGAGCGTCCTGATGGTCTGGGCGTGCGCGAAGGCAGGTATTTCATCGGCAAGGCGACGGCACTAATGCAGATCGTCGATGGTCAGCCGGTTGCCGTCGAGGTGAAAAAGGCGAGGGGAGCCGACGGCGTCTTTGCCAAGCAGGCCCGCATCATCCGCAAACTCATCCCGATCCGCGACGCCGTCCGTGAGATCCTCAAGCTGCAGGAGCGAGATCAGCCCTATGCCCGCGCGCAGGTCAGCCTTCGCATCGCCTGGTCGAGCTTCGTGCGCGATTTCGGGCCGATCAACTTCACCACAGTCTCGAGCGTCGAAGATCCGGAGACCGGCGAGGTCCGCGAGACGCATCGGCGCCCGAACCTGCAGCCCTTCCTCGACGATCCGGATTGCTGGCTCGTCGCCTCGATCGAGGACTACGATCTCGAGACCAATACCGCCAAGCCAGGGCCGATCTTTACCGAGCGGGTGATCGCGCCGCCTCCGGCGCCGGTAATCGCTTCGGCCGCGGACGCGCTTGCCGTGGTCCTCAATGCACGAGGCCATGTCGATCCCGACCATATCGCCGAGCTGCTGCATCGTGACGTGGCTGACGTCATTGCCGAGCTCGGCGAGGCGATCTATCAGGACCCGGCAAGCGGCGCCTGGCTGACGGCAGATGCCTATCTCTCCGGCGCGGTGCGCTCGAAGCTTGCCGTCGCGAAGGCAGCCGCAGAGCTCGACCATGCTTTTGCCGTGCAGCCGGCAGACCTGCGTCCCTCCGATATCACCGCCCGCCTCGGCGCTCCATGGATCCCGGCGGGCGATGTGGTCGCCTTCGTGAAGGAGACGATGGAGGCCGAGATCACCATCCACCATATGCCCGAGCTTGCCACCTGGACGGTCAATGCCCGCCAGCTGGAATGGTCGGCCGCGGGCACCACGGAATGGGGCACGCATCGCCGCCATGCCGGTCAGCTCTTGTCGGACGCGTTGAACTCCTCCGTGCCGCAGATCTTCGACACCTTCCGCGACGGCGAGACGGAGCGCCGGGTGCTCAACACCGTCGAGACGGAAGCCGCAAAGGAAAAGGTCGCCAAAATCAAGACAGCGTTCCAATCCTGGATCTGGTCCGATCCCGATCGCACGGACCTGTTGGCGCGCATCTACAACGACACCTTCAACAATATCGCGCCACGCGCCTTCGACGGCACCCATCTTCAACTTCCCGGCGCCTCTAACGCCTTTTCTCTGTATGGGCACCAGAAACGCGGCATCTGGCGGATCATCTCGGCAGGCGCGACGCATCTCGCCCACGCCGTCGGCGCCGGCAAGACGCTGACCATGGTCGCCGCGATCATGGAGCAGCGGCGCCTCGGGCTGATCAACAAGGCGATGCTGGTCGTGCCCGGCCATTGCCTGGCGCAGGCGGCGCGTGAGTTTTTCGCGCTCTATCCGAACGCCCGCATCCTGGTCGCCGACGAGACCAACTTCGTCAAGGAGAAGCGCCACCGTTTCCTGTCGCGGGCGGCGACCGCCAATTGGGACGCCGTTATCATTACTCATTCCGCCTTCCGCTTCATCTCCGTGCCATCGGCGTTCGAGGCACAGATGATCTAG
- a CDS encoding IS630 family transposase, whose amino-acid sequence MVGRQADLVVLSDEDRNFLESQVRRHKAPRSLSDRCRMVLLCAQGLQSKDVAERLGVHEHTVGKWRRRFVQDGIDGLTDEYRAGRPRTVSDAQVAEVIERTLNTTPKDATHWSIRSMAADSGLSHTTIRRIWTAFGLQPHRSETFKLSSDPLFVDKVQDIVGLYMAPPDRAVVLCVDEKSQIQALDREQPVLPMAPGIAERHTHTYVRNGTTSLFAALDVATGAVIGQCYKRHRATEFLDFLKRIDAEMPKGPDVHLVMDNYATHKTPRIKAWLARRPHWHVHFTPTSASWINQVERWFAELTRKQLQRGVHRSTAELEADIVAFIKAHNENPKPYRWVKSADEILAAVKRLSQKTMNRTSDSGD is encoded by the coding sequence ATGGTCGGCAGGCAAGCAGACCTCGTCGTTCTGAGCGACGAGGATAGGAATTTTCTTGAATCTCAGGTGCGCCGGCATAAAGCGCCGCGCTCGTTATCGGATCGATGCCGGATGGTTTTGCTGTGCGCGCAGGGCCTGCAGAGCAAAGATGTTGCCGAACGCCTCGGCGTCCACGAGCACACGGTTGGCAAGTGGCGCCGCCGGTTCGTGCAGGATGGCATTGACGGGCTGACTGACGAATATCGTGCCGGTCGGCCACGAACCGTCTCTGACGCGCAGGTAGCTGAGGTCATCGAACGTACGTTGAACACCACTCCGAAGGATGCCACGCACTGGTCTATCCGCTCGATGGCAGCCGACAGCGGGCTGTCGCACACCACCATCCGTCGGATATGGACCGCATTTGGTTTGCAGCCGCACCGTTCGGAGACATTCAAACTATCTTCCGATCCGCTGTTCGTCGATAAGGTGCAGGACATAGTCGGCCTTTACATGGCGCCGCCGGACCGGGCAGTCGTGCTATGCGTGGATGAGAAATCGCAAATCCAGGCACTGGATCGCGAGCAGCCCGTTCTGCCCATGGCGCCGGGTATCGCCGAACGGCACACCCATACCTATGTCCGCAATGGCACGACATCCCTGTTCGCCGCGCTCGACGTTGCGACCGGCGCGGTGATCGGCCAGTGCTACAAACGTCACCGGGCGACCGAATTCCTCGACTTCTTGAAGCGGATTGACGCGGAGATGCCCAAGGGGCCGGACGTGCATCTGGTGATGGACAACTATGCGACCCACAAGACGCCGAGGATCAAGGCCTGGCTCGCACGCCGCCCGCACTGGCATGTTCACTTCACACCAACTTCGGCCTCTTGGATCAATCAGGTCGAGCGTTGGTTTGCAGAGCTGACGCGCAAGCAATTGCAACGCGGCGTCCATCGATCAACGGCAGAACTCGAAGCCGATATCGTCGCCTTTATCAAGGCACACAACGAAAACCCCAAGCCCTATAGATGGGTCAAATCTGCCGACGAAATCCTCGCCGCCGTCAAACGCCTTAGCCAGAAAACAATGAACCGAACTTCAGATTCAGGTGACTAG
- a CDS encoding BrnA antitoxin family protein, giving the protein MTRTPRRPANPLDAAEALFKPAKKVAPAPAIERRALPNVKEQVSLKLDSDVLAYFQAEGPGWQERINDALRAAMKDDH; this is encoded by the coding sequence ATGACACGAACACCCCGCCGCCCCGCCAACCCGCTTGACGCCGCGGAGGCATTGTTTAAGCCGGCAAAGAAGGTCGCGCCGGCGCCTGCCATCGAACGGCGAGCGCTGCCGAATGTCAAGGAGCAAGTCTCCCTGAAACTCGACAGCGACGTGCTCGCCTATTTTCAGGCGGAGGGTCCGGGCTGGCAGGAGCGTATCAACGATGCGCTGCGTGCCGCCATGAAGGACGATCACTGA
- a CDS encoding XRE family transcriptional regulator, with translation MARTLDDVLQDLPAERRERLERLGKARLEEYRTLQDLRKARDLTQVRMAETLGVKQENISRLEKRSDLLLSTLRGYVGAMGGTLELVARFPDREPVILSSLFDDDAEPASKQRTSRSRVKKHRSAA, from the coding sequence ATGGCTAGAACATTGGATGACGTTCTTCAGGATCTCCCGGCCGAGCGTCGCGAACGCCTCGAACGCCTGGGCAAGGCACGCCTGGAAGAATACCGCACACTTCAGGACCTCCGCAAAGCCCGGGATTTGACCCAGGTTCGCATGGCCGAAACGCTTGGCGTAAAGCAGGAAAATATCTCGCGGCTGGAAAAGCGAAGCGATCTGCTCTTGTCGACCTTGCGCGGCTATGTCGGTGCCATGGGCGGTACGTTGGAACTCGTCGCCCGGTTTCCTGACCGGGAACCGGTGATCTTGTCGTCCTTGTTCGACGATGACGCCGAGCCGGCGTCGAAGCAAAGAACGTCAAGATCTCGGGTAAAAAAACACCGTTCCGCTGCCTGA
- a CDS encoding type II toxin-antitoxin system RelE/ParE family toxin: protein MDWTVLLHDEFDPEFSALPEEVQDEIFVALPLLKAYGPQLGRPYADTLKGSAHANMKELRFKAADGVWRLAYAFDPERRAILLVAGDKSGVSQARFYKVMIAKADRRFAQHLDAMKEKKNG, encoded by the coding sequence ATGGATTGGACAGTTCTGCTCCACGACGAGTTCGACCCGGAGTTTTCCGCGCTGCCGGAAGAGGTGCAGGACGAGATCTTCGTGGCATTGCCGCTCTTGAAGGCCTACGGCCCGCAGCTCGGACGCCCCTATGCCGACACGCTGAAGGGCTCGGCCCATGCGAATATGAAGGAGTTGCGTTTCAAGGCGGCGGATGGAGTGTGGCGCCTTGCCTACGCTTTCGATCCGGAGCGCCGCGCCATCCTTCTGGTGGCGGGCGACAAGTCGGGAGTCAGCCAGGCGCGATTCTACAAAGTGATGATTGCGAAAGCCGACAGGCGATTTGCGCAGCATCTCGATGCAATGAAGGAGAAAAAGAATGGCTAG
- a CDS encoding ParB N-terminal domain-containing protein, translating to MHLISVDPRALKENPDKTRRSKSSPQADAVLLASIRAVGIVQPPVIAAERDGGNGFVINAGHRRVAQAIAADLPEIFVLVDDATDDGGAMRSAVENIAREPLNPVDQWRAIERLVALGWTEESVAAALALSVRQIRRLRLLANVFPAMLEHMARGDMPSEQQLRTIAAAGHDEQAEVWKKYKPKKQEHASWWEIARALTKTRMLAKDASFGDNLAQAYGIVWQEDLFAPADEDSRYTTDIEAFLGAQQEWLSNNLPKRGAIIEVNDWGQPKLPAKASQIYSKPGKGDNTGWYISPRDGSVQSVAYRLPENKTALASGEAAEADAETVGTKPRPDVTQKGLDMIGDLRTAALHEGFARAPIEDDMLLALLILAFAGVNVTIASGSSDNPYGHADCRRHAARLIDEEGELSFDRDTLQQVARSVLIDVMSCRRNRSDSGIAARIAGEVIGADQFLPNIATEEFLSCLSRSALEAAADASGIAGRIKVKDTRTALIEHFAEGRFVHPAALIAPPVDEVAGWATRCTSSTSEPASETEEDEASRGPETEADALEEETEFREAAE from the coding sequence ATGCATCTGATCTCAGTCGACCCCCGCGCTCTGAAGGAAAATCCCGACAAGACGCGCCGGTCCAAGTCATCGCCGCAGGCCGACGCCGTGCTGCTCGCATCCATCAGGGCGGTCGGCATCGTGCAGCCGCCCGTGATCGCTGCGGAGCGGGACGGTGGCAACGGCTTCGTCATCAATGCCGGTCACCGCCGGGTCGCGCAGGCAATCGCCGCGGACCTGCCGGAAATCTTCGTTCTCGTCGATGACGCCACTGACGATGGCGGTGCGATGCGCTCGGCGGTCGAAAACATCGCCCGCGAGCCGCTCAACCCCGTCGACCAGTGGCGCGCCATCGAGCGCCTCGTGGCGCTCGGCTGGACGGAGGAGTCGGTCGCTGCCGCCTTGGCTCTCTCGGTCCGCCAAATCCGTCGCCTGCGTCTGCTTGCCAACGTGTTTCCGGCCATGCTCGAACACATGGCACGCGGCGACATGCCGTCCGAGCAGCAGCTTCGCACCATTGCCGCAGCGGGCCACGACGAGCAGGCCGAGGTCTGGAAGAAGTACAAGCCGAAGAAGCAGGAGCATGCGTCCTGGTGGGAGATCGCCAGGGCGCTCACCAAGACCCGCATGCTTGCAAAGGACGCGAGCTTCGGCGACAACTTGGCCCAAGCCTACGGCATCGTCTGGCAGGAGGATCTCTTCGCGCCGGCTGACGAGGACAGCCGCTATACGACGGATATCGAGGCGTTCCTCGGCGCCCAGCAGGAATGGCTGTCGAACAATCTGCCGAAGCGCGGCGCCATCATCGAGGTCAACGATTGGGGCCAGCCGAAGCTGCCGGCGAAGGCGAGCCAGATCTACTCGAAGCCTGGGAAGGGCGACAACACCGGCTGGTACATCAGCCCGCGGGATGGTTCGGTCCAGTCGGTCGCCTATCGCCTGCCGGAGAACAAGACGGCGCTGGCATCTGGAGAGGCTGCGGAGGCTGATGCTGAAACTGTCGGGACCAAGCCGCGGCCGGACGTCACACAGAAGGGCCTCGACATGATCGGTGACCTCAGGACGGCGGCTCTCCACGAAGGGTTCGCGCGCGCGCCGATCGAGGACGATATGCTGCTCGCTCTCCTCATTCTCGCATTTGCCGGTGTCAACGTGACGATCGCGAGCGGATCATCGGACAATCCCTACGGTCATGCCGATTGCCGCAGGCATGCCGCCCGGCTGATCGATGAAGAAGGCGAGCTCTCCTTCGATCGCGACACACTGCAGCAGGTGGCGCGCTCGGTGCTGATCGACGTGATGTCGTGCCGCCGCAACCGGTCAGACAGCGGCATCGCCGCCCGTATTGCCGGCGAGGTGATCGGCGCCGATCAGTTCCTTCCCAACATCGCCACAGAAGAGTTCCTCTCATGCCTGTCGCGTTCGGCGCTTGAAGCCGCCGCGGACGCATCGGGTATTGCCGGCCGCATCAAGGTCAAGGACACGCGCACGGCCCTCATCGAGCATTTCGCGGAAGGCCGCTTCGTCCATCCCGCGGCGCTGATCGCGCCGCCTGTCGACGAGGTTGCTGGGTGGGCTACCCGATGCACCTCCAGCACGTCCGAGCCCGCGTCCGAGACGGAGGAGGACGAGGCGTCTCGCGGTCCCGAAACCGAGGCGGATGCGCTCGAGGAGGAGACCGAGTTCCGGGAAGCAGCCGAATAG